The Thunnus thynnus chromosome 24, fThuThy2.1, whole genome shotgun sequence genome window below encodes:
- the LOC137176821 gene encoding probable ribonuclease ZC3H12C, with amino-acid sequence MGQKDHVEAGAGHILDLGLDLEYLHVAGADRQAGGADGPPAMEEQGESSGNSSTANSPPPTTVEENAGSDAECELAVSSGATLAAGLNPDGGEGGITHSKNTHQPLCRTQCVDLGTEGPPEPPSELSSELEEDTPAKSPPSSPCKHPPELPSNPSASEGSGKEYQAKLEFALKLGYSEETVRLVLSKLGPDTLINDILGELVKLGTKSDSEQPAGSLASTSSSSSSSSSCGCSDLLDSQRSDSPCPSDSVCDQDNLRPIVVDGSNVAMSHGNKEVFSCQGIQLAVDWFLERGHHDITVFVPAWRKEQSRPDAPITDQEILRRLEKEKILVFTPSRRVQGRRVVCYDDRFIVKLAYESDGIIVSNDNYRDLANEKPEWKKFIDERLLMYSFVNDKFMPPDDPLGRHGPSLDNFLRKRPVMPEQKKQPCPYGKKCTYGHKCKYYHPERGAQPQRAVADELRASAKTCVTTKNQGDTGLVKSHSVPAGSIEAKKGAQKRQSDPSIRALSYSDAEEKLLAKGRQESQKNSICGSSSNSSSSSSSGSITMSPAPGGPPSSLSLPQDQQSRAATPHGLLPNPSHDLYPHCESPDMSYYSVTRAYSGLSLSSRRSPDCRFPNDTDLRLGSMGSAGSECGSESSVSCGSSCDSYSERPCPGCPPDTLLEDGIHYANPHSRLYPHHATSNHELCGLHAADYTNIQHSHTSNTGVHSYHLTRGQSCAHDQPPDAPPKRPLYPLSPHLQHQPLAARSSCPGDYHSLPQSNPHPPGSPLGRCLAPTRAESVSDSHLYDHLSTSHHHHRPKALPSWDTYYRQPPLPPPRYEPSAYQSLPDTRQSSWHTPPWAQEGYAQHHSSHPALHPSPTHYLNHPPPSAHTPHPPHPSSKPLPPYPPHSAHLTVPSHAPPSYMPQHSESPAHSHYGDMREKVYVNLCNIFPSELVSRVMARSPHITDPQQLAAAILAEKAQSGY; translated from the exons ATGGGCCAGAAGGACCATGTGGAGGCAGGAGCAGGCCACATCCTCGACCTGGGGCTGGATTTGGAGTATCTCCACGTAGCAGGGGCTGACCGGCAAGCTGGCGGTGCTGACGGGCCCCCTGCTATGGAGGAGCAGGGGGAGAGCTCCGGCAACAGCAGTACCGCCAATTCCCCTCCACCGACCACGGTGGAGGAAAACGCCGGGTCCGATGCAGAGTGCGAGCTGGCGGTGTCTTCCGGCGCCACCCTCGCCGCCGGTCTCAACCCGGATGGAGGAGAGGGTGGGATAACTCACAGTAAGAACACCCACCAGCCACTCTGTCGGACCCAGTGTGTGGACTTAGGGACTGAGGGGCCTCCTGAGCCCCCATCTGAACTCTCATCAGAGCTTGAAGAAGACACCCCTGCCAAGTCCCCACCCAGCTCCCCGTGTAAGCACCCACCCGAGCTTCCGTCCAATCCCTCCGCATCAGAGGGTAGTGGGAAGGAGTACCAGGCTAAGCTGGAGTTTGCGCTGAAGCTTGGCTACTCTGAGGAGACAGTGCGACTGGTGCTGTCCAAGCTGGGCCCTGACACTCTTATCAACGACATACTGGGTGAGCTGGTCAAACTGGGCACCAAATCAGACTCGGAGCAGCCAGCTGGATCTTTGGCCTCTacctcatcctcttcatcctcttcttcctcttgtgGTTGTTCTGACTTGCTGGACAGCCAGCGCTCAGATTCACCCTGTCCGTCAGACTCTGTGTGTGACCAGGACAACCTGCGGCCAATCGTGGTGGATGGAAGTAACGTAGCCATGAG CCATGGCAACAAGGAAGTGTTTTCCTGCCAGGGCATCCAGCTGGCTGTAGATTGGTTCCTAGAGCGTGgtcatcatgacatcacagtGTTTGTGCCTGCATGGAGGAAAGAACAGTCCCGCCCCGATGCCCCCATAACAG ATCAGGAGATCTTGCGTCGCCTTGAGAAGGAAAAGATCCTGGTCTTTACTCCTTCGCGTCGTGTCCAAGGTCGCCGCGTGGTCTGCTATGACGACCGCTTCATTGTCAAGCTGGCCTATGAGTCAGACGGCATCATCGTCTCCAATGACAACTACCGAGACCTGGCTAATGAGAAACCTGAGTGGAAGAAGTTCATCGATGAGCGACTGCTCATGTATTCCTTTGTCAATGACAA ATTCATGCCCCCAGATGACCCTCTTGGTCGTCATGGCCCCAGCTTAGACAACTTCCTGAGGAAAAGACCTGTCATGCCTGAGCAGAAGAAACAGCCTTGCCCATACG GAAAGAAGTGCACTTACGGCCACAAGTGTAAGTACTACCACCCAGAAAGAGGTGCTCAGCCCCAGCGTGCTGTGGCTGATGAGCTGCGTGCCAGTGCCAAGACCTGCGTCACCACAAAGAACCAGGGGGACACTGGGCTAGTGAAGAGCCACAGTGTGCCAGCTGGCAGCATTGAGGCAAAGAAAGGTGCCCAGAAAAGGCAGTCAGACCCCAGCATCCGAGCTCTGTCATACAGTGATGCTGAAGAGAAGCTACTGGCAAAAGGGAGGCAGGAAAGCCAAAAGAACAGCATATGTGGTAGCAGCAGCAATAGCagttccagcagcagcagcgggagTATAACTATGTCCCCAGCTCCAGGAGGCCCTCCATCCAGCCTTAGCCTTCCCCAAGACCAACAGTCCAGAGCAGCCACTCCTCATGGTCTCCTACCAAACCCCAGCCACGACCTTTACCCTCACTGCGAGTCTCCGGACATGAGCTACTACTCAGTAACGCGTGCCTACTCCGGCCTGAGCCTCTCCTCCAGACGGAGCCCAGACTGTCGCTTCCCCAATGACACAGACCTGCGGCTTGGCTCAATGGGCTCAGCAGGCTCTGAATGTGGCAGTGAAAGCAGCGTGAGTTGCGGTAGCAGCTGTGACTCATACAGTGAGAGGCCATGTCCCGGATGCCCCCCAGACACCTTACTGGAAGATGGCATCCATTATGCCAATCCTCACAGCCGGCTGTATCCTCATCACGCCACATCGAACCATGAGCTTTGTGGCCTTCATGCTGCCGACTACACAAATATCCAACACAGCCACACATCTAATACCGGAGTACACAGCTACCACTTGACACGCGGGCAAAGCTGTGCTCATGATCAGCCTCCAGACGCTCCGCCAAAACGCCCTCTGTACCCCTTGTCCCCTCATCTCCAGCACCAGCCGCTGGCTGCACGCTCCAGCTGTCCAGGCGACTACCACTCTCTACCCCAGTCCAACCCTCACCCCCCTGGCTCTCCTCTTGGCCGCTGCCTGGCCCCCACACGAGCAGAGAGCGTGTCAGACTCACATCTGTATGATCACCTCTCTACATCACACCATCACCACCGGCCAAAAGCTTTGCCCAGCTGGGACACGTACTACAGGCAGCCGCCATTGCCGCCACCCCGGTATGAGCCGTCTGCCTATCAGAGCCTGCCAGACACACGTCAGTCATCCTGGCACACCCCTCCCTGGGCACAAGAAGGCTACGCCCAGCACCACTCCTCTCACCCAGCTCTCCACCCGTCGCCAACACATTACCTAAACCATCCACCACCTTCAGCTCACACTCCTCACCCACCCCATCCATCCAGCAAACCTCTCCCGCCTTACCCGCCTCATAGCGCTCACCTTACAGTGCCCTCCCACGCTCCTCC